A stretch of the Massilia varians genome encodes the following:
- a CDS encoding peptidoglycan recognition protein family protein, with product MKTMMRSLLAGLCFVASAQPALASTDYPPAIWNPAASCNYSSRTAAVSHVTVHTTQGSYAGSISWFQNCSAGVSAHYVIRSSDGQVTQMVREADKAWHVGNSNGYTIGIEHEGYIANPSAWYTTAMYNASAALTKDILASRSLAQKVYDGSSGWSAVPADSLYNVKGHVNYASQSHTDPGSGWDWPRYKSLVAGSSSGGGTTTTWPLVQYGNTGERVRTIQYLLQQWGYALTVNGTFDTTTQNAVKNFQSSHGLGADGVVGNATWPALTILTQQGDSGAKVRAVQSQLNESGAGIAVDGAFGPATTTAVKNFQTSKGLSADGVVGDDTWNKMVW from the coding sequence ATGAAAACAATGATGCGCAGCCTGCTCGCGGGCTTGTGTTTCGTCGCGTCGGCCCAGCCGGCGCTGGCCTCGACCGATTACCCGCCGGCCATCTGGAACCCGGCCGCCAGCTGCAATTATTCGAGCCGTACCGCCGCGGTCAGCCACGTGACCGTGCACACCACCCAGGGCTCGTATGCCGGTTCGATCTCCTGGTTCCAGAACTGCAGCGCCGGCGTCAGCGCCCACTACGTGATCCGTTCCTCGGACGGCCAGGTGACACAGATGGTGCGCGAGGCCGACAAGGCCTGGCACGTCGGGAACTCGAACGGCTACACCATCGGCATCGAGCACGAGGGCTACATCGCCAACCCCTCCGCCTGGTATACCACCGCCATGTACAACGCCTCGGCGGCGCTGACCAAGGATATCCTGGCCTCGCGCAGCCTGGCGCAGAAGGTGTACGACGGCAGCAGCGGCTGGAGCGCGGTGCCGGCGGACTCGCTGTACAACGTCAAGGGCCACGTCAACTACGCCAGCCAGAGCCATACCGACCCGGGCTCGGGCTGGGACTGGCCGCGCTATAAATCGCTGGTGGCCGGCAGCAGCTCGGGCGGCGGCACCACCACCACCTGGCCGCTGGTCCAGTACGGGAACACGGGCGAGCGCGTGCGCACCATCCAGTACCTGCTGCAGCAATGGGGCTATGCCCTCACCGTGAACGGCACTTTTGATACCACGACCCAGAACGCGGTGAAGAACTTCCAGTCCTCGCACGGCCTGGGCGCCGATGGCGTGGTCGGCAATGCCACCTGGCCGGCGCTGACCATCCTCACCCAGCAGGGCGACTCGGGCGCCAAGGTGCGCGCGGTGCAGAGCCAGCTCAACGAGAGCGGCGCCGGCATCGCGGTGGACGGCGCCTTCGGCCCGGCCACGACGACCGCGGTGAAGAACTTCCAGACCTCGAAGGGCCTGAGCGCCGACGGCGTGGTCGGTGACGACACCTGGAACAAGATGGTCTGGTGA
- the alr gene encoding alanine racemase — MDASRAGARLTVDLGAIRDNYRLLASKTKGACAAVMKADAYGLGMEQVAPALALEGCKTFFTAHLEEGIRLRQLVPEDCAIYVLHGPPPGTARDCFQYDLRPVLNDPGQIQEWRALARTLDRELPAAIQLDTGMSRMGLAPEDLLALSKERDWLAGVRPTLVMSHLACADEPLHPVNEAQRRRFEELRALFPGVPASLANSSGVFLGSSYHYDLLRPGAALYGINPQPGTPNPLRQAVSLHARVVQVRSVCDGAVVGYGAHHACTGEQRIATIAVGYADGWLRSLSGRGFAFVDGVKVPIAGRVSMDSITLDVTGIAPERVVPGSEVELMGSHQSVDEVAALAGTIGYEVLTRLGSRFHRRYV; from the coding sequence GTGGATGCGTCCCGCGCGGGGGCGCGGCTGACGGTCGACCTGGGCGCGATCCGGGACAATTACCGGCTGCTGGCCAGCAAGACCAAGGGAGCCTGCGCGGCCGTCATGAAGGCGGATGCCTACGGGCTCGGGATGGAACAGGTGGCGCCGGCGCTGGCCCTGGAAGGCTGCAAGACCTTCTTCACCGCCCACCTCGAGGAAGGCATCCGCCTGCGCCAGCTGGTGCCCGAGGATTGCGCGATCTACGTGCTGCACGGCCCGCCGCCGGGCACGGCGCGCGACTGCTTCCAGTATGACCTGCGCCCGGTGCTGAACGATCCGGGGCAGATCCAGGAATGGCGCGCACTGGCCCGTACCCTGGACCGCGAACTGCCGGCCGCAATCCAGCTGGATACCGGCATGTCGCGCATGGGCCTGGCGCCGGAAGACCTGCTGGCGCTGTCCAAAGAGCGCGACTGGCTGGCGGGCGTGCGCCCCACCCTCGTGATGAGCCACCTGGCCTGCGCCGACGAGCCCCTGCACCCCGTGAACGAGGCCCAGCGCCGCCGCTTCGAGGAGCTGCGCGCGCTGTTCCCGGGCGTGCCGGCCAGCCTGGCCAACTCCTCGGGCGTGTTCCTGGGTTCGTCCTACCACTACGACCTGCTGCGCCCGGGTGCTGCGCTGTACGGCATCAATCCGCAGCCGGGCACGCCGAATCCGCTCAGGCAGGCGGTGTCGCTGCATGCGCGCGTGGTGCAGGTGCGCAGCGTGTGCGATGGCGCCGTGGTAGGCTATGGCGCGCACCACGCCTGCACCGGCGAGCAGCGCATCGCCACCATCGCGGTGGGCTATGCCGACGGCTGGTTGCGTTCCCTGTCGGGACGCGGCTTCGCCTTCGTGGACGGTGTCAAGGTGCCGATCGCGGGGCGGGTGTCGATGGACAGCATCACGCTGGATGTGACGGGGATCGCGCCGGAGCGCGTAGTGCCGGGTTCGGAAGTCGAGCTGATGGGGTCGCACCAATCGGTGGACGAGGTGGCGGCGCTGGCGGGGACGATCGGGTATGAGGTGCTGACACGCCTGGGCAGCCGATTCCATCGGCGCTACGTCTGA
- the secA gene encoding preprotein translocase subunit SecA: MSFLTQIFGSRNQRLLKQYQKTVRQINALEPQMEKLSDAELQAKTPEFKDRLAKGETLDDILPEAFAVCREAAKRVMKMRHFDVQLIGGMVLHQGKIAEMGTGEGKTLMATLPVYLNGLSGKGVHVITVNDYLAQRDAESMGRLYGWLGLTTGVNLSQLDHDSKQKAYASDITYGTNNEFGFDYLRDNMVYDVRERVQRSLNFSVVDEVDSILIDEARTPLIISGQAENHTDLYHRLNALPPLLTQQIGEETPDGKGKIEVPGDYTKDEKAHTVLLTEAGHEKAEAILTEWGLLPEGASLYDAANITLIHHLYAALRAHVLYHKDQHYVVQNNEVVIVDEFTGRLMTGRRWSDGLHQAVEAKEGVRIQNENQTLASITFQNYFRMYGKLAGMTGTADTEAYEFQEIYGLETVVVPPNKPSQRKDRQDQVYKSAEEKYNAMLNDIRDCYERGQPVLVGTTSIENSELLSGILNKANLPHNVLNAKQHAREAEIIAQAGRPKMITIATNMAGRGTDIVLGGNVEKQIQLIEANDALSDAEKAAQAKVLRDEWQSLHDHVVGAGGLHIIGTERHESRRVDNQLRGRSGRQGDPGSSRFYLCLDDPLLRIFAGDRVRAIMDRLKMPEGEPIEAGIVTRSIETAQRKVEARNFDIRKQLLEYDDVANDQRKVIYTQRNELLESVDMAELIASLRVGVFTDLVRQYVPAESVEEQWDIPSLESVLAAEWGLTIPLQKMLADEPNLNDDDILERVLKQAAESYDAKVAVVGKESFGGFERNVMLQSLDTHWREHLAALDHLRQGIHLRGYAQKNPKQEYKREAFELFSDMLDRIKNEVIRTVMTVRIQTREEVEAAEAAMAAQVAQLENINFQHADFNPSAAPEELLNPNPVRSDSAAVAAEDHNTYLGMKVGRNDPCPCGSGKKFKACHGKLA, encoded by the coding sequence ATGTCATTCCTGACCCAGATTTTCGGCAGCCGTAACCAGCGACTGCTCAAGCAATACCAAAAGACCGTGCGTCAGATCAACGCGCTCGAGCCCCAGATGGAAAAGCTGTCTGACGCCGAACTGCAAGCTAAGACGCCCGAATTCAAGGACCGCCTGGCCAAGGGCGAGACGCTCGACGACATCCTGCCGGAAGCTTTTGCGGTCTGCCGCGAAGCCGCCAAGCGCGTCATGAAGATGCGCCACTTCGACGTCCAGCTGATCGGCGGCATGGTCCTGCACCAGGGCAAGATCGCCGAAATGGGCACCGGTGAGGGCAAGACCCTGATGGCGACTCTGCCGGTCTACCTGAACGGCTTGTCGGGCAAGGGCGTGCACGTCATTACCGTCAACGATTACCTGGCCCAGCGCGACGCCGAATCGATGGGCCGCCTGTACGGCTGGCTCGGCTTGACGACCGGCGTGAACCTGTCGCAGCTCGACCACGACAGCAAGCAGAAGGCCTACGCCTCGGACATCACCTACGGCACCAACAACGAATTCGGCTTCGACTACCTGCGCGACAACATGGTCTACGACGTGCGCGAACGCGTGCAGCGCAGCCTGAACTTCTCGGTGGTCGACGAGGTCGACTCGATCCTGATCGACGAAGCCCGTACCCCGCTGATCATTTCCGGCCAGGCCGAGAACCACACCGACCTGTACCACCGCCTGAACGCGCTGCCGCCGCTGCTGACCCAGCAGATCGGCGAGGAAACCCCGGACGGCAAGGGCAAGATCGAAGTCCCGGGCGACTACACCAAGGACGAGAAAGCGCACACCGTGCTGCTGACCGAAGCCGGCCACGAGAAGGCCGAGGCCATCCTGACCGAATGGGGCCTGCTGCCGGAAGGCGCGTCGCTGTACGACGCCGCCAACATCACCCTGATCCACCACCTGTACGCGGCGCTGCGCGCCCACGTCCTGTACCACAAGGACCAGCACTACGTGGTGCAGAACAACGAAGTGGTGATCGTCGACGAATTCACCGGCCGCCTGATGACGGGCCGCCGCTGGTCGGACGGCCTGCACCAGGCCGTGGAAGCCAAGGAAGGCGTGCGCATCCAGAACGAGAACCAGACCCTGGCCTCGATCACCTTCCAGAACTACTTCCGCATGTACGGCAAGCTGGCCGGCATGACCGGTACCGCGGACACCGAAGCCTACGAATTCCAGGAGATCTACGGGCTCGAGACCGTGGTCGTCCCGCCGAACAAGCCGTCGCAGCGCAAGGACCGCCAGGACCAGGTGTACAAGTCGGCCGAAGAGAAGTACAACGCGATGCTCAACGACATCCGCGATTGCTACGAGCGCGGCCAGCCGGTGCTCGTGGGTACCACCTCGATCGAGAACTCGGAACTGCTGTCGGGCATCCTGAACAAGGCGAACCTGCCGCACAACGTCCTCAACGCCAAGCAGCACGCCCGCGAAGCGGAAATCATCGCGCAGGCGGGCCGCCCGAAGATGATCACCATCGCCACCAACATGGCGGGCCGCGGTACCGACATCGTCCTGGGCGGCAACGTCGAGAAGCAGATCCAGCTCATCGAAGCCAACGACGCGCTGTCGGACGCGGAAAAGGCGGCGCAGGCCAAGGTGCTGCGCGACGAATGGCAATCGCTGCACGACCACGTGGTGGGCGCAGGCGGCCTGCACATCATCGGCACCGAGCGCCACGAGTCGCGCCGGGTCGACAACCAGCTGCGCGGCCGTTCGGGCCGCCAGGGCGACCCGGGCTCCTCGCGCTTCTACCTGTGCCTGGACGACCCGCTGCTGCGCATCTTCGCCGGCGACCGCGTGCGCGCGATCATGGACCGCCTGAAGATGCCGGAAGGCGAGCCGATCGAAGCGGGCATCGTGACCCGCTCGATCGAGACCGCCCAGCGCAAGGTCGAGGCCAGGAACTTCGACATCCGCAAGCAGCTGCTGGAATACGACGACGTCGCCAACGACCAGCGCAAGGTGATCTACACCCAGCGCAACGAGCTGCTGGAGTCCGTGGACATGGCCGAGCTGATCGCCTCGCTGCGCGTGGGCGTGTTCACCGACCTGGTGCGCCAGTACGTGCCGGCCGAGTCGGTCGAGGAGCAGTGGGACATCCCATCGCTGGAGTCGGTGCTGGCGGCCGAGTGGGGCCTCACGATCCCGCTGCAGAAGATGCTGGCCGACGAGCCGAACCTGAACGACGACGACATCCTCGAGCGCGTGCTGAAGCAAGCCGCCGAGTCCTACGACGCCAAGGTGGCGGTGGTGGGCAAGGAGTCCTTCGGCGGCTTCGAGCGCAACGTCATGCTGCAGAGCCTGGACACCCACTGGCGCGAACACCTCGCGGCGCTGGACCACCTGCGCCAGGGCATCCACCTGCGCGGCTACGCGCAGAAGAATCCGAAGCAGGAATACAAGCGCGAAGCCTTCGAGCTGTTCAGCGACATGCTGGACCGCATCAAGAACGAGGTGATCCGCACCGTCATGACGGTCCGCATCCAGACCCGCGAGGAAGTCGAAGCGGCCGAAGCGGCAATGGCGGCGCAAGTGGCGCAGCTGGAAAACATCAACTTCCAGCACGCCGACTTCAACCCGTCGGCAGCGCCGGAAGAGCTGCTCAACCCGAATCCGGTACGTTCGGACTCGGCGGCGGTGGCGGCGGAAGACCACAATACCTATCTGGGCATGAAGGTCGGCCGCAACGATCCGTGCCCGTGCGGTAGCGGGAAGAAGTTCAAGGCGTGCCACGGGAAGCTGGCGTAA
- a CDS encoding MerR family transcriptional regulator, with protein MLKVGELAARAGLTVRTLHHYDGIGLLSPSARTDAGYRLYNRDDVARLQQIQALRAFGMALADVKAYLDSPAASPLAIVERQLSSLDRQIAQAQQMREQLLRLRARLTAGEKTDLSIWLTTLERMSMYEQYFSKEELARLPLYQNPGAQAEWRELVRHAQSLIDRGVAPHAREARAFAERWLGCVARDSGSCG; from the coding sequence ATGTTGAAAGTGGGAGAACTCGCGGCGCGCGCCGGCCTGACGGTCCGCACGCTGCACCATTACGACGGCATCGGGCTGCTTTCGCCTTCGGCGCGCACTGACGCCGGCTACCGCCTCTACAACCGCGACGACGTGGCCCGCCTGCAGCAGATCCAGGCCCTGCGCGCGTTCGGCATGGCGCTGGCCGACGTCAAGGCTTACCTGGACAGTCCCGCCGCCTCGCCGCTGGCCATCGTCGAACGCCAGCTCTCCAGCCTCGACCGGCAGATCGCGCAAGCGCAGCAGATGCGCGAACAGCTGCTGCGCCTGCGCGCTCGCCTGACCGCCGGCGAGAAGACGGACCTGTCCATCTGGCTAACTACTCTGGAGCGGATGAGCATGTACGAACAATACTTTTCGAAGGAAGAACTGGCGCGGCTGCCGCTGTACCAGAATCCCGGGGCGCAGGCCGAATGGCGCGAACTGGTGCGGCACGCGCAGTCGCTGATCGACCGCGGCGTGGCGCCGCATGCGCGCGAGGCCAGGGCCTTTGCCGAGCGCTGGCTGGGCTGCGTGGCGCGCGACAGCGGCTCCTGCGGCTGA
- a CDS encoding Lrp/AsnC ligand binding domain-containing protein — MRVQKNSHRVLDKIDLHILAILQDDARIVMKDLAEQVGLSLTPCIERVKRMERDGVISGYHARVNPQAMGLQILVFVEITLHQKSEKAFDRFRRAMLGIPEVMECHLVSGDFDYLIKARIAEMSEYRRLLGEILHVADAGQSKSYVVMEELKETLALSIPR; from the coding sequence ATGCGCGTCCAGAAGAACTCCCACCGCGTCCTCGACAAGATCGACCTGCACATCCTGGCGATCCTCCAGGACGACGCGCGCATCGTCATGAAAGACCTGGCCGAGCAGGTCGGGCTGTCGCTGACGCCCTGCATCGAACGGGTCAAGCGCATGGAGCGCGACGGCGTGATCAGCGGCTACCACGCGCGCGTCAATCCGCAGGCCATGGGCCTGCAGATCCTGGTGTTCGTCGAGATCACCCTGCACCAGAAGTCCGAAAAGGCTTTTGATCGCTTCCGCCGCGCGATGCTCGGCATTCCCGAAGTGATGGAGTGCCACCTCGTATCTGGTGACTTCGACTACCTGATCAAGGCCCGCATCGCGGAAATGTCGGAATACCGCCGCCTGCTGGGCGAGATCCTGCACGTGGCCGATGCCGGCCAGTCGAAGAGCTATGTGGTGATGGAAGAGCTGAAGGAAACGCTGGCGCTGTCGATTCCGCGCTGA
- a CDS encoding transglycosylase SLT domain-containing protein produces MKASTKARLMIALCAALVGTAASPLAYADGKPAELTVSAKQYKQYFREASNEFNVPVELLQSIAYAETRWHPHVPKGKLKKNGEPEVEVESHEGMPISYGIMGLRDDNHFGHSLREGAALIRVTPEQAALDTRTNIRAAAALLAHYGARKNKGFPLADWEAAVARYSGIPQPEIAKIYSYEVLTAIRQGRRSDKFEIDQKHVEMEKAYGKERLRKLSARRITVETGTPDPKISAPDFGDTPNK; encoded by the coding sequence ATGAAGGCAAGTACCAAGGCGCGGCTGATGATCGCGCTCTGTGCAGCACTGGTCGGGACGGCGGCATCGCCGCTCGCATACGCCGACGGCAAGCCGGCCGAGCTGACCGTGTCGGCCAAGCAGTACAAGCAGTACTTCCGGGAGGCCTCGAACGAGTTCAACGTGCCGGTCGAACTGCTGCAGTCGATCGCCTATGCCGAAACCCGCTGGCACCCGCACGTCCCCAAGGGCAAGCTCAAGAAGAACGGCGAGCCCGAGGTCGAGGTGGAATCGCACGAGGGCATGCCGATCAGCTACGGCATCATGGGCCTGCGCGACGACAATCACTTCGGCCATTCGCTGCGCGAAGGCGCGGCCCTGATCCGCGTCACGCCGGAACAGGCGGCTCTTGATACGCGCACCAACATCCGCGCCGCCGCCGCCCTGCTCGCCCACTACGGCGCCCGCAAGAACAAGGGCTTCCCGCTCGCGGACTGGGAAGCCGCGGTGGCGCGCTACAGCGGCATCCCGCAGCCGGAGATCGCGAAAATCTATAGCTACGAGGTCCTGACAGCGATCCGCCAGGGCCGGCGCAGCGACAAGTTCGAGATCGACCAGAAGCACGTCGAGATGGAGAAAGCTTACGGCAAGGAGCGCCTGCGCAAGCTGTCCGCGCGCCGCATCACGGTGGAGACCGGCACGCCCGATCCGAAGATCTCGGCGCCCGATTTCGGCGACACCCCGAATAAATAA
- a CDS encoding ATP-binding protein — MTPLEQFLHRAEALLARVEAVLPPAVPREPDWKRSAAFRWRKRANGGGKYLAPVLHASTIRLEDLQHVDLQKRQIEQNTRQFVLRRPANNVLLTGARGTGKSSLIKACLNGFADQGLRLIEVDKADLADLPDIVDLVAGRPERFVIFCDDLSFEEGEAGYKALKVALDGSISAQSDNVLIYATSNRRHLMPERMSDNAGYTHGDDGDLHPGETVEEKISLSERFGLWLSFYPFRQDDYLDIVAHWLAGFGCTPEQIEAARMEALQWALQRGSRSGRVAWQFAKDYAGRLPDQENDE; from the coding sequence ATGACGCCACTGGAACAGTTCCTGCACCGCGCCGAAGCCCTGCTGGCGCGGGTCGAAGCGGTGCTGCCACCAGCGGTGCCGCGCGAGCCGGACTGGAAGCGCAGCGCTGCCTTCCGCTGGCGCAAGCGGGCCAACGGCGGTGGGAAGTACCTGGCGCCGGTGCTGCATGCCTCGACCATCCGGCTCGAGGACCTGCAGCACGTCGACCTGCAGAAGCGCCAGATCGAGCAGAACACCAGGCAGTTCGTGCTGCGCCGCCCGGCCAACAACGTGCTGCTGACCGGCGCGCGCGGCACCGGCAAGTCGTCCTTGATCAAGGCTTGCCTGAACGGCTTCGCCGACCAGGGCCTGCGCCTGATCGAGGTGGACAAGGCCGACCTGGCCGACCTGCCCGACATCGTCGACCTGGTGGCGGGAAGGCCGGAGCGCTTCGTGATCTTCTGCGACGACCTGTCGTTCGAGGAGGGCGAGGCCGGCTACAAGGCGCTCAAGGTGGCGCTCGACGGCAGCATTTCGGCGCAGTCGGACAACGTGCTCATTTATGCGACCTCGAACCGGCGCCACCTGATGCCGGAGAGAATGTCCGACAACGCCGGCTACACCCATGGCGACGACGGCGACCTGCATCCGGGCGAGACGGTCGAAGAAAAGATCTCGCTGTCGGAACGCTTCGGCCTGTGGCTCTCCTTTTATCCTTTCAGGCAGGACGACTACCTGGACATCGTCGCACATTGGCTGGCCGGTTTCGGCTGCACGCCCGAGCAAATCGAGGCGGCGCGCATGGAAGCCCTGCAGTGGGCGCTACAGCGCGGCTCGCGTTCGGGCCGGGTGGCGTGGCAATTTGCGAAGGACTATGCCGGCAGGTTGCCGGATCAAGAAAACGATGAGTGA
- a CDS encoding NUDIX domain-containing protein: protein MSEAAVTTRSAKPVDVAVGILMRPNGDVLLGQRPDGKPYAGYWEFPGGKVEPDEDIFHALQREFVEELGIKVLSGAPWCCVEHVYEHAHVRLYFYICREWEGEPQSLEGQAFAWQGGYSVSPLLPATIPLLEWLDRVRFT, encoded by the coding sequence ATGAGTGAAGCAGCAGTAACAACAAGGTCGGCAAAACCGGTCGACGTCGCGGTCGGCATCCTGATGCGCCCCAACGGCGACGTGCTGCTGGGCCAGCGTCCGGATGGAAAACCCTACGCCGGCTATTGGGAATTCCCGGGCGGAAAAGTCGAGCCGGACGAGGACATCTTCCACGCGCTGCAGCGCGAGTTCGTCGAGGAGCTGGGTATAAAGGTGCTCAGCGGCGCCCCCTGGTGCTGCGTCGAGCACGTGTACGAGCATGCGCACGTGCGCCTCTACTTCTACATCTGCCGCGAGTGGGAAGGGGAGCCGCAAAGCCTGGAAGGGCAGGCCTTCGCGTGGCAGGGTGGGTATAGCGTCAGCCCGCTGTTGCCGGCGACGATACCGTTACTGGAATGGCTGGATCGGGTGCGATTTACCTGA
- the argJ gene encoding bifunctional glutamate N-acetyltransferase/amino-acid acetyltransferase ArgJ, whose translation MAVNSPLPVAADLKPVNGIEIGFAEAGIKKPNRKDLLVMKLAEGATVAGVFTTNRFCAAPVQVSKANLAAVANGGKPIRALVVNTGNANAATGEQGLANAQATCAEVAKLLGLDAQQVLPFSTGVILEQLPIQKIVAGLPAAVSNLKADNWFNAAEAIMTTDTQPKAASRTVTIGGHQVTMTGISKGAGMIKPNMATMLGYLAIDARVAQPVLDELVKHAADHSFNSITIDGDTSTNDSFIIVATGAGSLNIDAASGAEYEALKEAVTDISRNLAQQIIRDGEGATKFMTIAVEQGSSVEECRKIAYAIAHSPLVKTAFFASDPNLGRILAAIGYAGVDDLDTTKLDLYLDDVWVAKAGGRNPDYKEEDGQRVMKQAEITVRVTLARGEASATVWTCDLSHDYVSINADYRS comes from the coding sequence ATGGCCGTCAATTCCCCCCTGCCAGTCGCAGCCGACCTGAAACCCGTCAACGGCATCGAGATCGGCTTCGCCGAAGCCGGCATCAAGAAGCCCAACCGCAAGGACCTGCTGGTGATGAAGCTGGCCGAGGGCGCCACCGTGGCCGGCGTCTTCACCACCAACCGCTTCTGCGCCGCGCCGGTCCAGGTGAGCAAGGCCAACCTGGCGGCCGTCGCGAATGGCGGCAAGCCGATTCGCGCGCTGGTGGTCAACACCGGCAACGCCAACGCCGCCACCGGCGAGCAGGGCCTGGCCAACGCCCAGGCCACCTGCGCCGAAGTGGCCAAGCTGCTCGGCCTGGACGCGCAGCAGGTGCTGCCGTTCTCCACCGGCGTGATCCTGGAGCAGCTGCCGATCCAGAAAATCGTCGCCGGGCTGCCCGCCGCGGTGTCGAACCTGAAGGCGGACAATTGGTTCAACGCCGCCGAGGCGATCATGACCACCGACACCCAGCCGAAAGCCGCGTCGCGCACCGTCACCATCGGCGGTCACCAGGTCACCATGACCGGCATCAGCAAGGGCGCCGGCATGATCAAGCCGAACATGGCGACCATGCTCGGCTACCTGGCGATCGACGCCCGGGTGGCGCAGCCGGTGCTCGACGAGCTGGTGAAGCACGCCGCCGACCATTCCTTCAACAGCATCACGATCGACGGCGACACCTCGACCAACGATTCCTTCATCATCGTCGCCACCGGCGCGGGCAGCCTGAACATCGATGCCGCCAGTGGCGCGGAGTATGAAGCGCTGAAGGAAGCGGTCACCGATATCTCGCGCAACCTGGCCCAGCAGATCATCCGCGACGGCGAAGGCGCGACCAAGTTCATGACCATCGCGGTGGAGCAGGGCAGCAGCGTGGAAGAGTGCCGCAAGATCGCCTACGCGATCGCGCACTCGCCGCTGGTCAAGACCGCCTTCTTCGCCTCGGACCCGAACCTGGGCCGCATCCTGGCCGCGATCGGCTACGCCGGCGTCGACGACCTGGATACCACCAAGCTGGATCTCTACTTGGACGACGTGTGGGTGGCCAAGGCCGGCGGGCGTAACCCGGACTACAAGGAAGAGGATGGCCAGCGCGTCATGAAGCAGGCCGAGATCACGGTGCGCGTGACGCTCGCCCGCGGCGAGGCCAGCGCCACCGTCTGGACCTGCGACCTGTCGCACGACTATGTCTCGATCAACGCCGACTATCGCTCGTAA
- a CDS encoding D-amino acid dehydrogenase, with translation MRVLVLGSGVVGVTTAYYLAKAGHDVTVIDRQPGPALETSFANAGQISPGYASPWAAPGIPLKAAKWLFQKHAPLAIRPDGSLFQLQWMWQMYRNCTADRYAVNKERMVRLAEYSRDCIRELRADTGIEYEGRSLGTIQLFRTQQQLESAGKDIEVLKDAGVDYELLLGHDLGKAEPALGSHGTLVGGLRLPNDETGDCQMFTTRLTAMARDLGVRFEFDTSIQALDIAGDQITGVRTDKGTLVADRYVLALGSYSRLLLKNQFTLPVYPLKGYSITVPITDASRAPVSTILDETYKIAVTRFEDRIRVGGMAEIAGYSQVLNPARRETLEMVVNDLFPGAGDTRQASFWTGLRPMTPDSTPVVGATPLRNLFTNTGHGTLGWTMACGSASVIADLVSGKKPQIRADDLAVFRYAGTPQRGASPELIKA, from the coding sequence ATGCGCGTTCTCGTACTGGGCAGCGGCGTGGTCGGCGTGACCACCGCTTACTATCTGGCCAAGGCAGGCCACGACGTCACCGTCATCGACCGTCAACCCGGCCCTGCCCTGGAGACGAGCTTCGCCAACGCCGGCCAGATTTCGCCGGGCTATGCCTCGCCCTGGGCGGCGCCAGGCATTCCGCTGAAGGCCGCGAAGTGGCTGTTCCAGAAGCACGCGCCGCTTGCGATCCGCCCGGACGGCTCGCTGTTCCAGCTGCAGTGGATGTGGCAGATGTACCGTAACTGCACCGCCGACCGCTATGCGGTCAACAAGGAGCGCATGGTGCGCCTGGCCGAGTACAGCCGCGATTGCATCCGCGAGCTGCGTGCCGATACCGGCATCGAATACGAAGGCCGCAGCCTGGGCACGATCCAGCTGTTCCGCACCCAGCAGCAGCTGGAAAGCGCCGGCAAGGACATCGAGGTCCTGAAGGACGCCGGCGTCGACTATGAACTGCTGCTCGGCCACGACCTCGGCAAGGCCGAGCCGGCCCTGGGCAGTCACGGCACCCTGGTGGGCGGCCTGCGCCTGCCGAACGACGAGACCGGCGACTGCCAGATGTTCACCACCCGCCTGACCGCGATGGCGCGCGACCTGGGCGTGCGCTTCGAGTTCGATACCAGCATCCAGGCCCTCGACATCGCGGGCGACCAGATCACCGGCGTGCGCACCGACAAGGGCACCCTGGTTGCCGACCGCTACGTGTTGGCGCTGGGCAGCTACTCGCGCCTGCTGCTCAAGAACCAGTTCACGCTGCCGGTCTACCCGCTCAAGGGCTACTCGATCACCGTGCCGATCACGGACGCGAGCCGCGCCCCGGTGTCGACCATCCTGGACGAGACCTACAAGATCGCCGTGACCCGCTTCGAGGACCGCATCCGCGTGGGCGGCATGGCCGAGATCGCGGGCTACAGCCAGGTCCTGAACCCGGCGCGCCGCGAAACCCTGGAAATGGTCGTCAACGACCTGTTCCCGGGCGCCGGCGACACCCGCCAGGCATCCTTCTGGACCGGCCTGCGCCCGATGACGCCGGACAGCACCCCGGTGGTCGGCGCCACCCCGCTGCGCAACCTGTTCACCAACACCGGCCACGGCACCCTGGGCTGGACCATGGCCTGCGGCTCGGCCAGCGTCATCGCCGACCTGGTCAGCGGCAAGAAGCCGCAGATTCGCGCCGACGACCTCGCGGTGTTCCGCTACGCCGGCACCCCACAGCGCGGCGCCTCTCCCGAACTGATCAAGGCGTAA